Proteins encoded in a region of the Brassica oleracea var. oleracea cultivar TO1000 unplaced genomic scaffold, BOL UnpScaffold00679, whole genome shotgun sequence genome:
- the LOC106319886 gene encoding uncharacterized protein LOC106319886, which translates to MEDVKRAMDRNEEWNNTFVSARVNVVRQVRNSKWEPPPVGWLKCNFDSSFRREDKIGGIGWIVRDEKGHFLKAGMVIQENVTSPLQAEALAFLFALQQIWINGWRRVWFEGGSSELARIINTVVQDHACLGNILYDIRHWMSKLTSCSLDSVNRERNMDADVLSKRIVGVNDNVVVYNSPPLWLVYYLYWPYTT; encoded by the coding sequence ATGGAAGATGTGAAACGTGCAATGGACCGTAATGAAGAGTGGAACAACACATTTGTCTCAGCTAGGGTTAATGTTGTACGTCAAGTAAGAAATTCAAAATGGGAACCTCCTCCGGTGGGCTGGTTAAAATGTAACTTTGATAGTAGCTTTCGACGGGAAGATAAGATAGGTGGAATTGGATGGATAGTTCGTGATGAGAAAGGACATTTTCTGAAAGCAGGAATGGTTATCCAAGAGAATGTTACGTCCCCTTTACAAGCTGAGGCTCTTGCGTTTTTGTTTGCTTTACAGCAGATTTGGATCAATGGATGGCGAAGGGTATGGTTTGAAGGTGGTAGTTCCGAGCTTGCGCGAATCATTAATACGGTGGTACAGGATCATGCATGTTTAGGTAACATACTCTATGATATTCGTCATTGGATGTCAAAGCTGACAAGCTGCTCGTTGGACAGTGTGAATAGGGAACGTAATATGGATGCTGATGTTTTATCTAAGAGAATAGTGGGGGTTAATGACAATGTAGTTGTATATAATTCACCACCTTTATGGTTGGTTTATTATTTGTATTGGCCATATACTACTTGA